A portion of the Mesoplasma entomophilum genome contains these proteins:
- the pyrH gene encoding UMP kinase — translation MKYKYSTVLLKLSGEALKSENEIYNKEKLEDIAKQIVELAKNGLKLGIVIGGGNIWRGKLGTDIDMPQINADYMGMLATVMNGLALESTIKRLGYDKVNVYSSLPIETVTDDYNFKRARLKMNEGYISIFVGGTGFAYFTTDTNSVIRAIEIDADAVLMAKNGVKGVYDSDPNLNPNAKFYEKLTHREIADKQLRVMDLTAATLAKDAKLPIEVFDMQGPNNIIKVMEGSLESTIIEE, via the coding sequence ATGAAATATAAATATAGTACAGTTTTATTAAAACTTAGTGGTGAAGCTTTAAAAAGCGAAAATGAAATTTACAACAAGGAAAAATTAGAAGACATTGCTAAACAAATTGTTGAATTAGCAAAAAATGGATTAAAATTAGGAATTGTTATTGGTGGAGGAAATATCTGAAGAGGTAAACTTGGAACTGATATTGACATGCCACAAATTAATGCTGATTACATGGGAATGTTAGCAACAGTTATGAATGGTCTAGCTTTAGAATCAACTATCAAACGTTTAGGTTATGACAAGGTTAATGTTTATTCATCTTTACCAATTGAAACAGTGACAGATGATTATAACTTTAAAAGAGCTAGATTAAAAATGAATGAAGGTTACATTTCAATTTTTGTTGGAGGTACAGGATTTGCTTATTTTACAACAGATACTAATTCAGTAATTCGTGCAATCGAAATTGATGCTGATGCAGTATTAATGGCAAAAAATGGAGTTAAAGGAGTTTATGATTCAGACCCAAATTTAAATCCTAATGCCAAATTTTATGAAAAATTAACTCATCGTGAAATAGCTGATAAACAATTACGTGTAATGGATTTAACAGCAGCAACATTAGCAAAAGACGCAAAACTTCCAATCGAAGTATTTGACATGCAAGGACCAAATAACATTATTAAAGTTATGGAAGGTTCTTTAGAATCAACAATCATAGAAGAATAG